A stretch of the Chitinophagales bacterium genome encodes the following:
- a CDS encoding DUF3800 domain-containing protein, with amino-acid sequence MKLRIYIDEVGNSDLGSSDDPNHRFLSLTGVILDLSYVKDVLTPEMEALKTKYFESHPDDPVIFHRKELLNKKFPFHPLRDPKLEAQFNIEYLGCLKRWQYKIITILIDKKEHAARYTTWRYDPYHYCMAIIFERFHLRLQELKVVGDMMFESRGGKEDMRLKESYRGIFLNGTSYIKPMEIDETLTSRELKIKPKSANISGLQLADLLAYPSRRFALKHYNLLTDERITFNEKVIEVIEDKFFKRESILDGYGLKLLP; translated from the coding sequence ATGAAGTTGAGGATTTACATTGATGAGGTTGGAAATAGTGATTTGGGCAGTTCGGATGACCCCAATCATCGATTTCTTAGTCTCACGGGAGTTATTCTTGATTTGAGTTACGTTAAAGATGTATTGACTCCTGAAATGGAAGCGTTAAAAACAAAGTATTTCGAATCACATCCTGATGACCCTGTTATCTTTCATCGAAAGGAACTATTGAATAAGAAATTTCCCTTTCATCCTTTAAGAGATCCGAAATTGGAAGCACAGTTTAATATAGAATACCTGGGTTGCTTAAAAAGGTGGCAATATAAAATCATCACCATATTGATTGATAAAAAAGAACATGCTGCTCGCTATACCACATGGCGATATGATCCTTATCATTATTGCATGGCAATTATATTTGAGCGTTTTCATCTACGACTGCAGGAATTAAAAGTGGTAGGAGACATGATGTTTGAATCAAGGGGTGGCAAAGAAGACATGCGATTAAAGGAATCGTATCGCGGAATATTTCTCAACGGTACGTCTTATATAAAGCCGATGGAGATCGATGAGACACTAACCTCACGAGAACTAAAGATTAAACCCAAGTCAGCAAACATCAGCGGACTGCAACTCGCCGATCTGCTTGCATATCCGTCAAGAAGATTTGCTCTTAAGCATTATAATCTCCTTACCGATGAGCGAATAACTTTTAATGAAAAAGTAATTGAAGTAATAGAAGATAAATTTTTCAAAAGAGAAAGCATATTGGATGGATACGGACTTAAATTATTACCATAA
- a CDS encoding RNA-binding S4 domain-containing protein, with amino-acid sequence MNNTPEKVRIDKWLWAMRLFKSRFIAAETCDKGKVKIADQQVKASRNIKVGDMISIRNGAFTMQFEVLQLTENRQPAKSVADFCKDITPEEELDRIRVHSIETSAYRKRGEGRPTKKDRRELDEFIS; translated from the coding sequence ATGAACAATACTCCCGAAAAAGTAAGGATCGATAAATGGCTGTGGGCTATGCGCCTCTTTAAAAGCCGCTTTATTGCCGCCGAAACCTGCGACAAGGGAAAAGTAAAGATAGCTGACCAGCAAGTAAAGGCTTCCAGGAATATAAAGGTGGGCGACATGATTAGTATTCGCAATGGTGCATTTACGATGCAGTTCGAAGTGCTTCAGTTAACGGAAAACAGGCAGCCAGCTAAATCCGTAGCGGACTTTTGCAAAGACATTACACCTGAAGAAGAATTGGATAGAATAAGAGTCCATTCCATTGAAACTAGCGCTTATCGCAAGCGTGGCGAGGGCAGACCCACTAAAAAAGACCGAAGAGAGCTGGATGAGTTTATTTCATAG